The sequence below is a genomic window from Oncorhynchus nerka isolate Pitt River linkage group LG7, Oner_Uvic_2.0, whole genome shotgun sequence.
TAGATGTTGTGAAGGGAGACAAGCTAGTAGAGGTAAGTCTActagcctagtcttaaccctgaCCCCAACTTCCACCTTCAAGACAATAACAGCTTTTGGTGCTGGACCAAAAATAACTACACATAGACATTGCTCTTGCTTCTTCTGTGTGCAGAATACGTAGCTTGTATCAAGTGACCCCTTGGATTCCAAGGCTTTCAAAGACCTTCACATAATATAACCCTAaaatgcccttgagcaaggcacttaaccctaatttgctcctgGGGCACTGTACTACTatgtctgaccctgtaaaactacacatttcactgcacctatctggtgtatgtgacgaCAAAACAtattttgtgtgtatatatacagaacAATTGCAATACCAGTCCATGACCTTAGATAGGCAACTCTCTTCACATTTCATCCTGCCTTTTTTCATTTTGTAGAAGCTAATCATTGACGAGAAGAAATATTATCTGTTTGGGCGGAATCCAGACGTGTGTGACTTCACCATAGACCACCAGTCGTGTTCGCGTGTCCACTCAGCCCTGGTCTACCACAGACACCTCAAGAGGGTTTTCCTGATCGACCTCAACAGCAGTGAGTATCTATACTCCTTAATATCCTGCAGTGTTCCTTGGTCGTCTGACACTATTAAGTTAGTTGTCAAGTGTTTGTTTCAGTGTAGATATTCGTCCAAGAAAGAGAACCATAGCTTGCTGGTCCCTGGTACAAAACGATTTGGGTCATGCCACATCATTGTAGATGCCAAatacaatatacagtatgtcaactTCAACTTTCAGCATGAAGTGAAATTTCAAAAAAGGACAATCCATGTTACACTGTCCCCTCAGCTCATGGTACATTTCTCGGTCATATCCGTCTGGAGCCCCACAAGCCCCAGCAGGTGCCCATCGACTCCACTATGTCGTTCGGGGCGTCCACACGGGTCTACACCCTGAGAGAGAAGCCCCAGCCCCAGATCAGCACCATACCTGGGGGAGAGGTGAAGgcaggggaggatgaggagctCAAAGGACTACTGGGTCTACCTGAGGAGGAGACCGAGCTGGAGGTAAGGGTGTGTCGTGTTCTTGTGAGAGAGTAGCATGTTTTGTGCAAGCAACTTATGTAGTATACTTTTCTTGTTTCTCGATCTGTTTGATGACCCTGACCACAGCTATCCTCTTGTTTTCCCTGTTCTAGAACCTGACAGAGTTCAACACGGCCCACAACAAGCGTATCTCCACCCTGACCATTGAGGATGGAAACCTGGACATCGTGAGGcccaagaggaagaggaggagcagcAGGGTCTCCTTcagcgaggaggaggaggtcatCAACCCAggtgtgttactgtagttagggtTGATGACACTCATGTGCACACAGACATGCAAGAACACACAACCATGAACGAATGTAGATGCG
It includes:
- the LOC115132715 gene encoding nuclear inhibitor of protein phosphatase 1-like; this encodes MAANSSTNTPLFDCPSWAGKPPPGLHLDVVKGDKLVEKLIIDEKKYYLFGRNPDVCDFTIDHQSCSRVHSALVYHRHLKRVFLIDLNSTHGTFLGHIRLEPHKPQQVPIDSTMSFGASTRVYTLREKPQPQISTIPGGEVKAGEDEELKGLLGLPEEETELENLTEFNTAHNKRISTLTIEDGNLDIVRPKRKRRSSRVSFSEEEEVINPEDVDPSVGRFRNMVQTAVVPIKKRKMEGHVSLGLEDSVARRMQNFPFSGGLYGDLPPTSGEAGSLPAAAQAGATILGGLPLVFPNPAPEVDLSPTSASAQTSVTLNPAANPAPGPYTAEALNEPRKKKYAKEAWPGKKPTPSLLI